A section of the Phycisphaerae bacterium genome encodes:
- a CDS encoding LL-diaminopimelate aminotransferase, translated as MSDPYFQALFADRIGGAQYGKGTAIYKFEKIKRAKRAAIKDFPDRPLLDFGIGENDEMAPRPIREAMKVEVDRLENRGYADNGIPEYKEAAAAFMKREFGVTLDPVTEVNHCIGSKPALAMLPAVFINPGDITLMTVPGYPVAGTHTQYYGGSVFRLPLEEKNGFMPDLDAIPDDIRRRAKLLVLNYPNSPTGALADETFFRKAIDFALKHQIVVVNDAAHIMLTYGRRPLSFLQIDGAKEVGVEVHSMSKGFHMIGWRLGFVAGHERIVRAFADVKDNCDSGQFMAIQKAAIVGLNDPSIPVAVRTKYERRLRKLVATLNEIGFDAKMPGGTYFLYARSPKGIQGGPTFATAEDCSQFLIRERSICTVPWDDAGAYLRFSVTYQAPTEADENALMAALKDRLAGDRFVF; from the coding sequence ATGAGCGATCCCTATTTCCAGGCGTTGTTCGCGGACCGGATCGGCGGGGCCCAGTATGGCAAGGGCACGGCCATCTACAAGTTCGAGAAAATCAAGCGGGCCAAGCGGGCCGCGATCAAGGACTTCCCGGACCGCCCGCTGCTCGACTTCGGCATTGGCGAGAATGACGAAATGGCCCCCAGGCCGATCCGCGAGGCCATGAAGGTCGAAGTCGATCGGCTGGAGAACCGTGGTTACGCCGATAACGGTATCCCCGAGTACAAGGAAGCTGCCGCCGCTTTCATGAAGCGAGAATTCGGCGTCACCCTCGATCCGGTTACCGAGGTTAATCATTGCATCGGCTCTAAGCCCGCTCTGGCCATGCTGCCGGCTGTTTTTATCAATCCGGGCGACATCACCCTCATGACCGTCCCGGGCTACCCCGTGGCCGGCACGCACACCCAGTACTATGGCGGCTCCGTCTTCAGGCTGCCGCTCGAGGAAAAAAACGGCTTCATGCCCGATCTCGACGCGATACCCGATGATATCCGCCGCCGCGCCAAGCTGCTGGTGCTCAACTACCCGAACAGCCCGACCGGGGCCTTGGCAGATGAAACGTTCTTTCGTAAGGCGATCGATTTTGCCCTTAAGCACCAAATCGTCGTGGTCAACGATGCCGCCCACATCATGCTGACCTATGGACGCAGGCCTCTGAGCTTCCTCCAGATCGATGGGGCGAAGGAGGTGGGTGTCGAGGTTCACTCCATGAGCAAGGGCTTTCACATGATCGGGTGGCGGCTCGGCTTCGTGGCTGGCCACGAGCGGATCGTGCGGGCTTTTGCGGACGTAAAAGACAATTGCGACAGTGGGCAATTCATGGCCATCCAGAAAGCGGCGATTGTCGGCCTGAACGACCCATCGATTCCCGTTGCCGTTCGCACCAAGTACGAACGACGACTTCGCAAGCTGGTGGCCACGCTCAATGAGATCGGTTTTGACGCAAAGATGCCCGGAGGGACGTATTTCCTCTATGCCCGTTCGCCCAAGGGCATCCAAGGCGGACCGACGTTCGCGACTGCCGAGGATTGCTCGCAATTCCTGATTCGCGAGCGGTCGATCTGCACCGTGCCGTGGGATGACGCCGGGGCCTACCTGCGATTCTCCGTCACTTACCAGGCGCCGACCGAGGCCGATGAGAATGCCCTCATGGCCGCCCTGAAGGACCGGCTGGCCGGGGATCGGTTCGTCTTCTGA
- a CDS encoding pitrilysin family protein, producing the protein MAHTRFFQETLANGLIVAVEVMPETRSAACGFLVRAGSRDDPPRLAGMSHFLEHMCFKGNERLTSEDLNIGFDEIGADTNAQTSKDQTFYYSWARCEDLGRQIELLAELMRPSIPAGEFEIEKDVILEEIATYKDDLSALAYDSLYEELCPGHPISRPVLGYEETIRVMTPEDMRDYLGRKYAASNMILIITGNVDPAEVMGLARRYCGSWPSVINKGRDGHPPALRTGATGRIIDRFHQQAVAVAFPSVPTTHALDETAEAVAAILGGSNSRFFWNIHQKGLATRVSVIREEYADFGVIILVGLCEPENAERLLEAMRREAEQLTRDGPEPKEIRRVKNHRRTMLTSESEAPGYRLGQIADDIDYRGSPRTMEERLAEVDAVSADTIATYLRDYPIVGEGFVATIGPRMWLSAK; encoded by the coding sequence ATGGCCCATACTCGGTTCTTTCAGGAAACACTAGCGAACGGGTTGATCGTGGCCGTCGAGGTCATGCCTGAAACCCGATCGGCGGCTTGCGGCTTTCTGGTCCGAGCCGGATCGCGGGACGATCCGCCGCGTCTGGCCGGCATGTCTCACTTCCTGGAACACATGTGCTTCAAGGGAAATGAGCGGCTAACCTCCGAGGATCTCAACATCGGCTTCGACGAGATCGGTGCCGACACCAACGCCCAGACCAGCAAGGACCAGACCTTTTACTACAGTTGGGCCCGCTGCGAGGACCTCGGCAGGCAAATCGAGTTGCTGGCCGAGTTGATGAGACCGTCGATTCCGGCCGGAGAATTCGAGATCGAGAAGGACGTCATCCTCGAGGAAATTGCGACCTACAAGGATGACCTGTCCGCCCTGGCCTATGATTCTCTGTACGAGGAGCTTTGCCCGGGCCACCCCATCTCGCGTCCCGTGCTCGGTTATGAGGAGACGATTCGAGTCATGACGCCGGAAGACATGCGGGACTATCTCGGCCGCAAGTACGCCGCGAGCAACATGATTCTGATCATCACGGGAAACGTCGATCCGGCCGAGGTGATGGGCCTGGCGCGCCGGTATTGTGGTAGCTGGCCGTCCGTAATAAACAAAGGCCGTGATGGGCACCCGCCTGCGCTGAGGACGGGGGCAACCGGCCGGATCATCGACCGTTTCCACCAGCAAGCGGTTGCAGTAGCATTCCCCTCGGTCCCGACCACTCACGCCCTCGACGAAACCGCCGAGGCAGTGGCGGCCATCCTCGGCGGCAGCAACTCGCGCTTCTTCTGGAATATCCATCAGAAGGGCCTGGCCACTCGGGTGAGCGTCATCCGGGAGGAGTACGCCGATTTCGGGGTTATCATTCTGGTCGGGCTGTGCGAACCGGAAAACGCCGAGAGACTCCTGGAGGCCATGCGTCGCGAGGCCGAGCAATTGACCCGAGACGGACCGGAGCCCAAGGAAATACGACGGGTAAAGAATCATCGCCGCACGATGCTGACAAGTGAATCTGAAGCCCCCGGTTACCGCCTCGGACAAATTGCCGATGATATCGACTATCGCGGCAGCCCCCGCACGATGGAAGAGAGGCTGGCGGAAGTGGATGCCGTCTCGGCCGATACGATCGCCACGTATCTAAGAGACTACCCTATTGTGGGCGAAGGCTTCGTCGCCACAATCGGACCGCGGATGTGGCTTTCGGCGAAATGA
- a CDS encoding pitrilysin family protein, with translation MTPGDEHVHYLRLANGIDLAVLPTGRRSVTAIEMRFLGGYAYERPDRLGVAHILAETMTKGTQRRDGRALNDAFDEIGTSYAVSAARETFVISCVCLPEFVAQAVELLAEMINEPSFPGEACEVAVELARQSLAALEDDPLELAKKCLCQQAYSPPLNRHVYGEPATVERIGREDVVEHWRTYLKPDRLLVSVAGAVDPSAVADLFERLFPATGLNDPVVNASLPLSFPLGFRPGQSHRQKDLEQEQIGVCFPGASAVDEDEAVERVIIGLLSGGMSSRLWQSIREKQGLVYWVGAWFDRPRTGGMIHLGSSCTPQNLEATSEMLLKEVNRLADDVTESEVQRAISGILASAQTHGDVTRAKATRIVNDLFYLGRPIPLEEKLSRIRAVTIGDVRQYLRRHPREQLSIVTVGPRCLKDFR, from the coding sequence ATGACGCCTGGGGATGAACACGTTCACTATCTCCGCCTTGCCAACGGAATCGACCTGGCGGTTCTGCCAACCGGTCGCCGGTCGGTTACGGCCATCGAGATGCGTTTCCTGGGCGGTTACGCCTACGAACGGCCCGACCGGCTTGGCGTGGCCCATATCCTGGCCGAGACTATGACCAAGGGAACGCAGCGGCGGGACGGTCGGGCTCTCAACGATGCCTTTGACGAAATCGGCACCAGCTACGCCGTCTCGGCGGCGAGGGAAACGTTCGTCATCTCATGCGTATGCCTGCCCGAGTTCGTGGCGCAGGCCGTGGAACTGCTCGCCGAGATGATCAACGAACCCAGCTTCCCCGGCGAGGCTTGCGAGGTGGCGGTCGAACTCGCCCGGCAATCGCTGGCCGCCCTGGAGGACGATCCTCTCGAACTGGCCAAGAAGTGCCTTTGTCAACAGGCGTACAGCCCCCCTCTGAACCGCCACGTCTACGGCGAGCCTGCCACCGTCGAGCGCATCGGTCGCGAGGACGTTGTCGAGCACTGGCGGACGTACCTGAAGCCTGACCGTTTGCTTGTCTCAGTGGCCGGTGCCGTTGACCCGAGCGCCGTGGCGGACCTTTTCGAGCGTCTTTTTCCGGCAACGGGCCTCAACGACCCCGTGGTGAACGCATCTTTGCCGCTGTCATTTCCGCTTGGGTTCCGTCCGGGACAGTCGCATCGCCAGAAAGATCTCGAGCAGGAACAAATCGGGGTGTGTTTTCCCGGAGCGTCGGCCGTGGACGAAGATGAGGCCGTGGAACGCGTGATCATCGGCCTTCTGTCGGGAGGAATGAGCAGCCGACTCTGGCAGTCCATCCGGGAGAAGCAGGGTCTCGTCTATTGGGTCGGGGCCTGGTTTGACCGGCCCCGAACGGGCGGAATGATCCATCTGGGCTCGTCCTGCACTCCTCAAAACCTTGAGGCGACATCGGAAATGCTTCTCAAGGAAGTGAATCGGCTGGCCGACGACGTCACCGAGTCTGAAGTCCAGAGAGCCATCAGCGGCATATTGGCATCGGCGCAGACCCACGGCGACGTAACCCGGGCCAAAGCGACACGCATCGTCAACGATCTGTTTTACCTCGGCCGGCCCATCCCACTGGAGGAAAAGCTGTCTCGCATCAGGGCTGTCACAATCGGCGACGTCCGACAGTACCTGCGACGGCATCCTCGCGAGCAACTGAGCATCGTCACGGTCGGCCCCAGATGTCTGAAAGACTTCAGGTAA
- a CDS encoding radical SAM protein produces MPLHASHPRNWRENLYVYPVISRRSGGLSIGINLNPDKACNFNCVYCQVDRDAPAAVKRVDLARLRTELETTLQSAASGDLFVRPPFDRVPESQRRIRDIAFSGDGEPTGAPEFPSAVQIVAELRRACGLSDAKTVLITNAAFLHRPPVREALALMDANNGEIWAKLDAGTEEYFRGVNRPSVPLQRVLDNILEVSRVRPVVIQSLWMKLHDRPPPQAEVEAFAQRLAWLVRVGGRIRLVQVYTVARQTAEPFVAPLDDDALRDIADRIKAIVDVPAEIYGS; encoded by the coding sequence GTGCCCCTTCACGCGAGCCACCCGCGAAACTGGCGGGAAAACCTTTACGTTTACCCGGTGATCAGCCGTCGCAGCGGCGGCTTGTCCATCGGCATCAATCTGAATCCGGACAAGGCCTGTAATTTCAACTGTGTCTACTGCCAGGTGGACCGCGACGCACCGGCGGCGGTCAAGCGAGTTGACCTCGCCCGGCTTCGGACCGAGCTCGAAACCACGCTGCAATCCGCTGCGAGCGGGGATCTTTTTGTTCGCCCCCCCTTTGACCGCGTGCCGGAATCGCAGCGAAGAATCCGTGACATCGCGTTCTCGGGCGACGGCGAGCCCACCGGCGCACCTGAGTTTCCCTCCGCGGTCCAAATCGTTGCCGAGCTGCGTCGAGCCTGTGGCCTCAGCGACGCCAAGACCGTGCTGATCACCAACGCCGCCTTCTTGCATCGACCACCCGTGCGGGAAGCCCTGGCCCTCATGGACGCCAACAATGGCGAGATCTGGGCCAAGCTTGACGCAGGAACGGAGGAATACTTTCGCGGGGTCAACCGCCCCAGTGTCCCTCTGCAGCGAGTGCTCGACAACATCCTCGAAGTCTCACGCGTGCGGCCGGTGGTGATCCAGTCCTTGTGGATGAAGCTGCACGACCGGCCCCCGCCGCAAGCCGAGGTGGAAGCCTTCGCCCAGAGACTCGCCTGGCTTGTCCGGGTCGGCGGCCGCATTCGCCTTGTGCAGGTGTATACCGTCGCTCGCCAAACGGCCGAACCGTTCGTCGCGCCCTTGGACGATGACGCACTACGCGATATTGCAGACCGGATCAAGGCAATTGTCGATGTGCCTGCCGAGATCTACGGCTCGTGA
- a CDS encoding type II CAAX endopeptidase family protein, with protein MEPTTPDEHDIAPPPQGGPPDSPPDAEGHAGLAVTRPPIAWMAPGMPFARPITITVLWPDAPVCVPGRAPAETEQPLSRARAVIEIILAVPVAAVGAVVGYSVGKSFEPADERWLRIADSMGLGLGAVLACILLVWLGNRKISSIGLTMRQWHLDLGIGFASLLATWVVLLAFGGVIVVLFPSVLQEQSAAQKAIEASFPKLSWQQMLALCLCIAIYEEIVFRGFLLTRLHALVRRWWLAVVIGAVLFGLPHHYQGWWAVCGITLLGLIMGSLFAWRKSLVAPITMHLFHNFAVFMLLDLVSGMRN; from the coding sequence ATGGAACCGACCACCCCTGATGAACACGATATCGCCCCGCCACCACAGGGCGGCCCGCCGGACTCTCCGCCCGACGCGGAGGGCCACGCGGGCCTGGCAGTAACCCGGCCGCCGATAGCATGGATGGCGCCGGGCATGCCATTTGCCCGGCCAATCACGATCACCGTCCTTTGGCCGGATGCCCCCGTCTGTGTTCCCGGTAGGGCGCCGGCAGAAACGGAGCAGCCGTTGTCACGGGCCCGGGCGGTTATCGAGATCATCCTGGCAGTCCCGGTGGCCGCCGTCGGAGCCGTGGTGGGGTACAGCGTGGGCAAGAGCTTCGAGCCTGCCGATGAAAGATGGCTCCGAATCGCCGACTCCATGGGCTTGGGCCTCGGTGCCGTACTGGCTTGCATACTGCTCGTGTGGCTTGGAAACCGCAAGATCAGCAGCATCGGGTTGACCATGCGCCAGTGGCACCTTGACCTGGGCATCGGCTTCGCCTCGTTGCTTGCGACTTGGGTCGTACTCCTGGCGTTTGGGGGCGTCATTGTCGTCCTGTTTCCGTCCGTCCTCCAGGAGCAATCGGCGGCCCAAAAGGCGATTGAAGCCAGCTTTCCCAAGCTTTCTTGGCAACAGATGCTTGCTCTTTGCCTGTGCATCGCGATCTACGAAGAAATCGTCTTTCGCGGTTTCCTGCTGACGCGTTTGCATGCACTGGTTCGCCGATGGTGGCTGGCCGTGGTGATCGGAGCGGTATTGTTCGGCCTGCCGCATCACTACCAAGGGTGGTGGGCAGTGTGCGGCATCACTCTTCTGGGACTGATCATGGGCTCGCTGTTTGCCTGGCGAAAGAGTCTCGTGGCACCCATCACGATGCACCTGTTCCACAATTTCGCCGTGTTCATGCTGCTGGACCTGGTCTCCGGCATGCGGAACTGA
- a CDS encoding TolC family protein: MSLPGCSKPVCGLIAFLLLIQVIGCESSLRDAGRPSADPHGRRARMVAEARLSADEPAATRPSGDVPSRMIAPAAIPPLSQEEVIDRQIPDPKDLPEALRKQLARTIEAINRNDRLTAEQKTQQIDEKRANFEKRLPGIENRLKVIERPHEIRLSFADAMRRTLVNSYGIAAQSYNPAIHTARVVEAEAMFDEVFFANFQNNKQDRPSSSRLESNNSQLRTFEGGVRKMLPTGMLVQFSYAWNRSETDLVFQTFNPTYFNSFVVQFQQPLLRGFGLDYNRAQIELTKLDREMSIERLKRDVREILFSVEQAYWQLLQARRVIGVVSQLLSDLEIIHKDLKERFEAGYDVYGVQLSFIQSRIERHEAEFVALTKRVRDAEDALKRLINDPEMDLSKDVGIIPVDLPLIEPVVLDQIGEIAVGLSNREELREAKLAIEKAEIGIGVAKNQALPKLDLLFRYVVDGLGTNSDRAFSQLSENDFHEYVVGLQFEWPIGNRGPEAKLRQARLQQAQAIAAYRDQIENVILEIQQAIRMIQSEYEQVGPSYRWVTSSEEWTEATKARQERRDAPNLQIEMDSYESLSMGRRQLLDSLVRYNVALSNLERQKGTLLEYNNIVIRGAEDPKQMAPYRPVQGGGLAE; this comes from the coding sequence ATGTCCCTGCCTGGATGCTCCAAGCCCGTCTGTGGCCTGATTGCGTTTCTCCTCCTGATACAGGTCATCGGTTGCGAGTCCTCGCTTCGAGACGCGGGCCGTCCGTCCGCCGATCCGCACGGACGCCGAGCTCGGATGGTTGCCGAGGCCAGGCTGTCGGCCGACGAGCCGGCGGCGACCCGGCCTTCGGGCGACGTGCCCTCCCGCATGATCGCCCCTGCGGCGATTCCGCCGCTGTCCCAGGAGGAGGTCATCGACCGGCAGATCCCCGATCCGAAAGATTTGCCCGAGGCCTTGAGAAAACAGTTGGCCCGCACGATCGAGGCGATCAATCGCAACGATCGCCTGACCGCTGAACAGAAAACTCAGCAGATCGACGAAAAAAGAGCCAACTTCGAGAAGCGATTGCCCGGCATCGAGAACAGACTGAAGGTCATCGAGCGCCCTCACGAAATCAGGTTGAGCTTCGCCGACGCAATGCGTCGCACCCTCGTCAACAGCTATGGTATCGCCGCCCAGAGCTACAACCCGGCCATCCACACGGCCCGCGTGGTCGAAGCAGAGGCGATGTTCGATGAGGTCTTCTTCGCCAATTTCCAGAACAACAAGCAGGACCGGCCGAGCAGCTCCCGGCTCGAAAGCAACAACAGCCAGCTACGAACTTTCGAGGGCGGAGTCCGCAAGATGCTTCCCACCGGCATGCTGGTGCAGTTCAGCTACGCCTGGAACCGCAGCGAAACGGACCTGGTTTTCCAGACCTTCAACCCGACCTATTTCAACAGTTTTGTCGTTCAGTTTCAGCAACCCCTGCTTCGCGGTTTCGGGCTTGATTACAACCGTGCCCAGATCGAGCTGACGAAGCTCGACCGCGAGATGAGCATCGAGAGACTCAAGCGCGATGTGCGAGAGATCCTGTTCAGCGTCGAGCAGGCCTATTGGCAGTTGTTGCAGGCCCGGCGGGTGATCGGCGTCGTCAGCCAGTTGCTGAGCGACCTGGAGATCATCCACAAGGACCTCAAAGAACGGTTCGAGGCCGGTTACGACGTCTACGGGGTGCAGCTCAGCTTCATCCAGAGCCGGATCGAGCGGCACGAGGCGGAATTTGTGGCCCTGACCAAGCGAGTCAGGGATGCGGAGGATGCGCTGAAACGGTTGATCAACGATCCGGAAATGGATCTCTCAAAAGATGTCGGCATTATCCCTGTCGATCTGCCGCTCATCGAGCCGGTGGTCCTGGATCAGATAGGCGAGATTGCGGTGGGGCTCTCCAATCGCGAAGAGTTGCGAGAGGCCAAACTCGCGATCGAGAAGGCCGAAATCGGAATCGGTGTGGCCAAAAACCAGGCGCTGCCGAAACTTGACCTCCTGTTCCGGTACGTGGTCGACGGCCTTGGCACCAATTCCGACCGGGCGTTCAGCCAGTTGTCGGAAAACGATTTTCACGAGTATGTCGTCGGTTTGCAGTTCGAGTGGCCGATCGGCAACCGTGGTCCCGAGGCCAAGCTTCGGCAGGCCCGCCTTCAGCAGGCCCAGGCCATTGCCGCCTACCGCGACCAGATCGAGAACGTGATTCTCGAAATCCAACAGGCGATACGGATGATTCAGTCGGAGTATGAGCAGGTCGGCCCCAGCTATCGGTGGGTGACATCGTCCGAGGAATGGACCGAAGCCACCAAGGCCCGCCAGGAAAGACGAGACGCACCCAATCTGCAGATCGAGATGGACTCGTACGAGTCGCTGTCCATGGGCCGTCGACAACTGCTCGACTCGCTGGTTCGATACAACGTTGCCCTCAGCAACCTCGAACGGCAGAAGGGAACGCTGCTCGAGTACAACAATATCGTGATCCGCGGTGCCGAGGATCCCAAGCAGATGGCCCCTTATCGGCCGGTGCAGGGCGGCGGCCTGGCGGAGTAA
- a CDS encoding ABC transporter ATP-binding protein: MTIEAEKLTIRRLGRTVLREVSLRIDEGDCLSIIGPNGAGKSTLMGGLLGLIPAASGDVRLDGRPLGCFSRREIACRIAYVPQIHEGYMGFRVRDVVEMGRYAHVRPLDPLSDVDHRAIAHAVEACRIDDLLDRTMDTLSGGERQKVWIAAALAQQAPVMFLDEPTNALDPAHQAELIRIMRHLAGGAHTLVVICHDLNLPIALGGRVVAIREGRIMFDDRVETLLDTSRLRELFGTEFVLHRGADGGVSVQLRI, translated from the coding sequence ATGACCATCGAGGCCGAGAAGCTCACCATCCGTCGACTGGGCCGGACCGTCCTGCGGGAGGTGTCCCTGCGGATCGACGAAGGCGACTGCCTGTCGATCATTGGTCCCAACGGCGCGGGCAAATCCACGCTGATGGGCGGGCTGCTGGGACTGATCCCGGCGGCAAGCGGCGATGTGCGTCTCGACGGCCGACCTCTCGGTTGCTTCAGCCGGCGCGAAATAGCTTGTCGTATCGCCTACGTTCCCCAGATACACGAGGGTTACATGGGTTTCCGGGTCCGCGACGTGGTCGAGATGGGTCGCTACGCCCACGTGCGTCCCTTGGACCCGCTTTCCGACGTTGACCATCGGGCGATCGCGCATGCCGTTGAGGCCTGTCGTATCGACGACCTGCTCGACCGCACAATGGACACCCTTTCCGGCGGTGAACGGCAGAAGGTTTGGATTGCGGCAGCCTTGGCCCAGCAAGCTCCGGTGATGTTCCTTGATGAACCGACCAACGCTTTGGATCCTGCCCATCAGGCGGAACTGATCCGGATTATGCGTCATCTGGCAGGGGGGGCTCATACTTTGGTGGTGATCTGCCATGATCTCAACCTGCCCATTGCCCTGGGTGGCCGGGTGGTGGCGATTCGGGAGGGGCGGATCATGTTCGACGATCGCGTCGAGACCCTTCTGGATACCTCGCGCTTGCGAGAGTTGTTCGGGACGGAGTTCGTGTTACACCG